Proteins from a single region of Pseudomonas sp. 10S4:
- a CDS encoding transcriptional regulator: MKNLSLSQALFTTTQQKVLGLLFGKPDRSFYANEIARWAQVGKGSLMRELDRLQQAGVLTLTRQGNQTHYQANPDCPIYAELLGIARKTFGIAEPLRQALQPFAEQITWAFVYGSIAKDSANASSDIDLMLIGESLHYSEVMERLMPLEEQLGRVLNPTLYTPGDWAAKLAAENSFVVRVAQQDKINLMGQNPLESKDGQQRESGEPVT; this comes from the coding sequence GTGAAAAACCTTTCCCTCAGCCAAGCCTTGTTCACAACTACTCAGCAAAAAGTACTGGGCTTATTGTTCGGCAAACCCGACCGCAGTTTTTACGCCAACGAGATCGCCCGCTGGGCACAAGTAGGTAAAGGCAGCCTCATGCGCGAGCTGGATCGGTTGCAGCAGGCCGGCGTGCTGACCCTGACACGCCAGGGTAACCAGACCCACTATCAAGCCAATCCCGACTGCCCGATCTATGCCGAACTGCTGGGCATCGCCCGCAAGACCTTTGGTATTGCCGAGCCTCTGCGCCAAGCGCTGCAACCCTTTGCCGAACAGATCACCTGGGCCTTTGTGTACGGTTCCATCGCCAAGGACTCGGCAAACGCATCCAGTGACATTGATCTCATGCTGATCGGCGAAAGCCTCCACTACAGTGAAGTGATGGAGCGGCTCATGCCTCTGGAGGAACAACTGGGCCGCGTCCTCAACCCGACGCTCTACACCCCCGGCGACTGGGCCGCAAAACTGGCGGCTGAAAACAGCTTTGTCGTGCGGGTAGCGCAGCAGGACAAGATCAACCTGATGGGGCAAAACCCTTTGGAGTCCAAGGATGGGCAGCAACGAGAATCTGGAGAACCTGTTACGTAG
- a CDS encoding chemotaxis protein CheW → MLEHRTSNLTGLLLPLADRNLILPNVAVAELIDYQPGAFDLDTPPWYLGLVTWRDRQIPLLSFESACGNKVVIGERARIVILNALGGRPELKFIALLVQGIPRSYKLDSQLSYVDVPLCSLEQAAVQVGEQVAKVPDLLALEELLVSAGLV, encoded by the coding sequence ATGCTTGAGCACCGCACCAGCAACCTCACCGGGCTGTTGCTGCCCTTGGCAGATCGCAATTTGATCCTGCCCAACGTCGCCGTTGCGGAGTTGATCGACTATCAGCCGGGGGCGTTCGACCTCGATACACCGCCGTGGTACTTGGGGCTGGTGACGTGGCGGGATCGGCAGATTCCGTTGCTGAGTTTCGAGTCGGCGTGTGGCAATAAAGTGGTGATTGGCGAGCGCGCGCGGATCGTCATCCTCAATGCCCTTGGAGGACGGCCGGAGTTGAAGTTCATTGCACTGCTGGTGCAGGGGATTCCGCGGTCTTACAAGCTCGATAGCCAGTTGAGCTATGTCGATGTGCCGTTGTGTTCGCTGGAACAGGCGGCGGTGCAGGTGGGGGAGCAAGTGGCGAAAGTGCCTGACTTGCTGGCGCTTGAGGAGTTACTTGTGAGTGCCGGGTTGGTCTGA
- a CDS encoding Hpt domain-containing protein produces the protein MGDRHDYVALEWVKGEIAETLKQAHQALETLLDDPQATYALDECLGCIHQVHGSLQMVEFYGAALLAEEMEQLTVALQQNRVNHRDEAIHLLRQALGQLPIYLDRVQGARRDLPLVVLPLINDLRSARGESLLSETSLFSPQLPYLPALDKEAMALLEPAELPNVLRKLRQMLQMALVGLLREQDGETNLDYLTKVFARLEALCGDAPLSPLWQVASALVEGMRGGSIANSPALRSLFKNADKELKRLLEQGMSGVNQAPPPELFKSLLFYIAKAEHPTGQMLTMKDRYGLDEALPDSAMVDEERARLAGPDRDAMRSVLAALCEELVRVKERLDLFVRSDRQHTSDLESLLAPLRQIADTLAVLGFGQPRKVIIDQLAVVLSLAQGQREPNDAILMDVAGALLYVEATLAGMVGTVEPESQEESRLPTTDLTQIHQIVIREARICLQQAKDMIVDYIDADWDRQQLQPLPALLTQVRGALAMIPLSRAASLIEACNSFIREHLLVDTDHPGWQQLDSLADVITSIEYYLERLNDDPQESSEQLLDVAEKSLAALGFFPSEKRVPVLEDVLSPNEAQVMQDLQELDDPETVQSLADVLASPISAVNPPALNTPGSLLPPPMDEEPVDDELREVFLEETEEVLEALHEYLPRWSANADHTGALSELRRAFHTLKGSGRMVRALVLGELAWAMENLLNRVLEHSVEPGPAVQQLLTDALNLLPELVTEFAANAQRQRDDVDRLAARAHALAKGDGSLSDEDTQDVAALDPLLLEIFRKEAETHLASLNRFLDQAAEHVPLQASDELQRALHTLKGSASMAGVLPIVELAAPLDQLAREYKAHLIALDLDEVELLLEAEGLFRLGLRQLKTDPLGEIPGARSLIERTHTLLEEHLHSILTAPNRGLRIKRDPQLINNFLAQGMDILLDAESLLRRWQQHPGERQELSALLDELTTLGEGAHLADLHPVDELCEALLDLYGAVEESSLAVSDGFFHEAQSAHEALINMLDELAAGQEVSSQPERVRALRDLLDTSLDPSATGLIRSDGSRTLSIRELGSATAELAQSSTRIEQNDEIVSIFLEEAMDILESAGQALQRWLSDPDNAAPLSSLQRDLHTLKGGARMAEVVPVGNLAHELEHLYEGLVDRRYSHSEALAQLLQTSHDRLAVLLEQLQKQKPLDDPNELIEAIRAFRHGNAGTAETVEPTHDHDSPGHDPELLEIFLEEGFDIIENSGAALVRWQAEPSNRQEVETLLRDLHTLKGGARMVEIAPIGDLAHELEFLYEGLSAGVLQPTTALFTLLQSSHDRLAQMLDATRAGEPCPPADRLIDAIKNFSHPAVPEAPVVAPATVKVETPTPDAGADMVKVSAELLDDLVNLAGETSIFRGRIEQQVNDARVALSEMETTIERMRDQLRRLDTETQGRILSRQQVEAERLGYEEFDPLEMDRHSQLQQLSRALFESASDLLDLKETLDRRNQDAENLLQQQGRINTELQEGLMRTRMVPFERMLPRLKRIVRQVSSELGKDVEFVVGNAEGEMDRNVLERMAPPLEHMLRNAVDHGLESTEARIAAGKPAQGRITLDLSREGGDIIFDIRDDGAGVPLDAVRRKAIKRGMLAPDSNISDRDVLQFILQPGFSTAEKITQISGRGVGMDVVHEEVRQLGGTMSIDSTAGQGVHFRIRLPFTVSVNRALMVQCIDDQYAIPLNTIDGIVRVLPNELEGHYRLDPPTYKYAGQHYELCYLGELLKTSTRPKLLGQSLPLPVLLVQCNERYIAVQVDSMAGTREIVVKSLGPQFAAVQGLSGATILGDGRVVLILDLLAPIRAMQARVPQQSMTQEVEAEPHKPLLVLVVDDSVTVRKVTSRLLERHGMNVLTAKDGVDAMLLLEDHLPDVMLLDIEMPRMDGFEVATQVRADERLQHLPIIMITSRTGQKHRDRAMAIGVNDYLGKPYQESVLLESIALWSKTHA, from the coding sequence ATGGGTGATCGGCACGACTATGTGGCCCTCGAGTGGGTCAAAGGCGAGATTGCCGAAACGCTGAAGCAGGCTCATCAAGCACTGGAAACCTTGCTGGATGACCCGCAGGCGACGTATGCGCTGGACGAGTGCCTGGGGTGTATCCACCAGGTTCACGGCAGTTTGCAGATGGTCGAGTTCTACGGTGCGGCCCTGCTCGCCGAAGAAATGGAACAACTGACCGTCGCCTTGCAACAAAACCGCGTCAATCATCGCGATGAAGCCATCCACCTGTTAAGACAGGCACTGGGGCAACTGCCGATCTACCTCGACCGGGTGCAAGGGGCACGACGTGACTTGCCGCTGGTGGTGCTGCCGTTGATCAACGATTTGCGCAGTGCCCGGGGTGAAAGCCTGCTGTCGGAAACCAGCCTGTTCAGCCCGCAACTGCCGTATTTGCCGGCGCTGGACAAGGAAGCCATGGCGCTGCTGGAACCGGCGGAATTACCCAATGTGCTGCGCAAGTTGCGGCAGATGTTGCAGATGGCGCTGGTCGGTCTGTTGCGTGAACAGGATGGCGAGACCAATCTCGACTACCTGACCAAAGTCTTCGCCAGGCTCGAAGCGTTGTGCGGTGACGCGCCGCTGAGCCCGTTGTGGCAGGTCGCTTCGGCGCTGGTCGAAGGCATGCGCGGCGGCTCGATTGCCAACAGCCCGGCGCTGCGCAGCCTGTTCAAGAACGCTGACAAAGAACTCAAGCGCTTGCTGGAACAGGGCATGTCCGGCGTCAATCAGGCGCCACCGCCAGAGCTGTTCAAAAGCTTGTTGTTCTACATTGCCAAAGCCGAACATCCCACCGGGCAGATGCTGACTATGAAAGATCGCTACGGACTGGACGAAGCGCTGCCCGACAGCGCGATGGTCGACGAAGAACGCGCACGGCTGGCCGGCCCTGACCGCGATGCCATGCGCTCGGTGCTCGCCGCGCTGTGCGAAGAGCTGGTGCGGGTCAAGGAACGCCTGGACCTGTTTGTGCGCAGCGACCGCCAGCACACCTCGGACCTCGAAAGCCTGCTGGCGCCGCTGCGGCAAATCGCCGACACCTTGGCGGTGCTCGGTTTTGGCCAGCCGCGCAAGGTCATCATCGATCAACTGGCGGTGGTGCTGAGCCTCGCTCAGGGCCAGCGCGAGCCCAACGACGCGATCCTGATGGACGTGGCTGGCGCCTTGCTTTACGTCGAGGCGACGCTGGCCGGGATGGTCGGCACCGTGGAGCCGGAGAGCCAGGAAGAAAGTCGCCTGCCGACCACCGACCTGACCCAGATCCACCAGATCGTGATCCGCGAAGCACGGATCTGCCTGCAACAAGCCAAAGACATGATCGTCGACTACATCGACGCCGACTGGGATCGCCAGCAACTGCAGCCTTTGCCGGCGTTGCTGACCCAAGTGCGCGGTGCGCTGGCGATGATTCCGCTGAGCCGTGCCGCGAGCCTGATCGAAGCGTGCAACAGCTTCATTCGCGAACACCTGCTGGTGGACACCGATCATCCCGGTTGGCAGCAACTGGACAGCCTGGCCGACGTCATTACCAGCATCGAGTATTACCTGGAGCGTCTCAACGACGACCCGCAAGAGTCCAGTGAACAACTGCTCGACGTGGCGGAAAAGAGCCTGGCCGCGCTCGGGTTTTTCCCCAGCGAAAAACGGGTGCCGGTGCTCGAAGACGTGCTCAGCCCCAATGAAGCCCAGGTCATGCAAGACCTTCAGGAACTGGACGACCCCGAGACGGTGCAGTCGTTGGCCGATGTGCTGGCTAGCCCGATTTCTGCCGTCAATCCACCGGCCCTGAATACGCCGGGCAGCCTGTTGCCGCCGCCAATGGACGAAGAGCCGGTGGACGATGAGCTGCGGGAAGTCTTCCTCGAAGAAACTGAAGAGGTGCTGGAAGCCCTGCACGAATACCTGCCGCGCTGGTCGGCCAACGCTGATCACACAGGCGCATTAAGTGAGCTACGCCGGGCCTTCCACACCTTGAAGGGCAGTGGCCGGATGGTCCGCGCATTGGTGCTGGGCGAGCTGGCCTGGGCGATGGAAAACCTGCTGAACCGGGTGCTGGAACACAGCGTCGAGCCGGGACCAGCAGTGCAACAGTTGCTGACTGACGCGCTGAACCTGCTGCCGGAACTGGTCACCGAATTTGCCGCCAATGCCCAGCGTCAACGCGACGACGTGGACCGCTTGGCCGCTCGGGCGCACGCCTTGGCCAAGGGCGATGGGTCGCTGTCGGATGAGGACACCCAAGACGTCGCCGCCCTCGATCCGTTGCTGCTGGAGATCTTCCGCAAAGAGGCCGAAACCCATCTCGCCAGCCTCAATCGTTTTCTCGATCAGGCCGCCGAACATGTGCCACTGCAAGCCAGCGACGAGTTGCAGCGGGCCTTGCATACGCTCAAGGGCAGCGCCTCGATGGCTGGTGTGTTGCCGATTGTCGAACTGGCGGCGCCGCTGGACCAACTGGCCCGCGAGTACAAGGCGCACTTGATCGCCCTGGACCTGGATGAAGTCGAGTTGCTACTGGAAGCCGAAGGGCTGTTCCGCCTCGGATTGCGCCAACTCAAGACTGATCCGCTGGGCGAGATTCCCGGCGCTCGTTCGTTGATCGAGCGCACTCACACGTTATTGGAAGAACACCTGCATTCCATTCTTACAGCACCAAACAGAGGCTTGCGGATCAAGCGCGATCCGCAACTGATCAACAACTTCCTGGCCCAGGGCATGGACATCCTGCTGGATGCCGAAAGCCTGTTGCGCCGTTGGCAGCAACACCCCGGCGAGCGCCAGGAACTCAGCGCGCTGCTGGACGAACTGACCACCCTGGGCGAAGGCGCGCACCTCGCCGATCTGCACCCGGTGGACGAACTCTGCGAAGCGCTGCTCGACCTGTATGGCGCGGTGGAAGAAAGCAGCCTGGCGGTCAGCGACGGGTTTTTCCATGAAGCGCAAAGTGCCCATGAAGCGCTGATCAATATGCTCGACGAACTGGCCGCCGGCCAGGAAGTCAGTTCGCAACCGGAGCGCGTCCGGGCCTTGCGCGATTTGCTCGATACAAGCCTCGACCCGTCGGCCACGGGGCTGATCCGCAGCGACGGCAGCCGGACGTTGAGCATTCGCGAACTGGGCAGTGCCACCGCTGAGCTGGCGCAGTCCTCGACTCGGATTGAGCAGAATGACGAGATCGTTTCGATCTTCCTCGAAGAAGCGATGGATATCCTCGAAAGCGCCGGCCAGGCGTTGCAGCGCTGGTTGAGCGACCCGGACAACGCCGCGCCGCTATCGTCGTTGCAGCGGGATTTGCACACCCTCAAGGGCGGCGCGCGGATGGCCGAAGTCGTGCCGGTCGGTAACCTGGCCCACGAACTGGAACACCTTTATGAAGGCCTGGTGGATCGCCGCTACAGCCACAGCGAAGCACTGGCCCAGTTGCTGCAAACCAGCCATGACCGACTGGCGGTGTTGCTTGAGCAATTGCAAAAGCAAAAGCCTTTAGACGACCCGAACGAGCTGATCGAAGCGATTCGCGCGTTCCGCCACGGCAATGCCGGCACGGCTGAAACCGTCGAACCGACGCACGATCATGATTCGCCGGGCCACGATCCGGAGCTACTGGAAATCTTCCTCGAGGAAGGTTTCGACATCATCGAAAACTCCGGCGCGGCGCTGGTGCGCTGGCAGGCCGAGCCGTCGAATCGACAGGAAGTCGAGACCCTGCTGCGCGACCTGCACACCCTCAAGGGCGGCGCGCGGATGGTGGAAATCGCCCCGATTGGCGACCTGGCCCACGAACTGGAGTTTCTCTACGAAGGCCTGTCGGCCGGGGTGCTGCAACCGACGACGGCGCTGTTCACGCTGTTGCAAAGCAGTCACGACCGGTTGGCGCAGATGCTCGACGCCACTCGCGCCGGGGAACCTTGCCCGCCGGCGGATCGGCTGATCGATGCGATCAAGAACTTCAGCCACCCGGCCGTGCCCGAGGCGCCAGTGGTGGCACCGGCCACGGTCAAAGTCGAGACGCCAACGCCTGATGCCGGCGCCGACATGGTCAAGGTTTCGGCGGAATTGCTCGACGACTTGGTCAACCTGGCCGGGGAAACCTCGATCTTCCGTGGCCGTATCGAGCAGCAGGTCAACGATGCCCGCGTGGCCCTGAGCGAGATGGAAACCACCATCGAGCGGATGCGCGACCAGTTGCGTCGCCTCGACACCGAAACCCAGGGGCGGATTCTCAGCCGTCAGCAGGTAGAAGCTGAACGCCTGGGCTACGAAGAATTCGATCCGCTGGAAATGGACCGTCATTCGCAATTGCAGCAACTGTCTCGGGCACTGTTCGAATCCGCCTCCGACTTGCTCGACCTCAAGGAAACCCTCGACCGGCGCAATCAGGACGCGGAAAACCTGCTGCAACAGCAGGGCCGCATCAACACCGAATTGCAGGAAGGCCTGATGCGTACGCGCATGGTGCCGTTCGAACGGATGCTGCCGCGTTTGAAACGCATCGTCCGCCAGGTGTCCAGCGAGCTGGGCAAGGACGTGGAATTCGTCGTCGGCAACGCTGAAGGCGAGATGGATCGCAACGTGCTGGAACGCATGGCGCCGCCGCTGGAACACATGCTGCGCAACGCCGTGGATCACGGTCTGGAATCCACCGAAGCGCGGATCGCGGCGGGTAAACCGGCCCAGGGGCGGATCACCCTCGACCTGTCCCGTGAGGGTGGCGACATCATTTTCGACATCCGCGACGATGGTGCCGGAGTGCCGTTGGATGCGGTGCGGCGCAAGGCGATCAAGCGCGGCATGCTCGCGCCGGACAGCAACATCAGCGACCGTGACGTGCTGCAATTCATCCTGCAACCGGGGTTCTCCACCGCTGAAAAAATCACCCAGATTTCCGGGCGAGGCGTCGGCATGGACGTGGTGCATGAAGAGGTGCGGCAACTCGGTGGCACGATGAGCATCGACTCGACGGCGGGGCAGGGCGTGCATTTCCGCATTCGCCTGCCATTCACCGTGTCGGTCAATCGGGCGCTGATGGTGCAGTGCATTGATGATCAATACGCGATCCCGCTGAACACCATCGACGGCATCGTCCGTGTGCTGCCCAACGAACTCGAAGGGCATTACCGGCTCGATCCGCCGACCTACAAATACGCCGGCCAGCACTATGAGCTGTGCTACCTCGGCGAACTGCTGAAAACCAGCACTCGGCCGAAACTGCTGGGCCAGAGCTTGCCGTTGCCGGTGTTGCTGGTGCAATGCAACGAGCGGTACATCGCCGTGCAAGTCGATTCCATGGCCGGTACTCGCGAGATTGTGGTCAAAAGCCTCGGTCCGCAATTTGCGGCGGTGCAGGGCTTGTCCGGGGCGACGATTCTCGGTGACGGCCGGGTGGTGCTGATTCTGGATTTGCTGGCGCCGATTCGCGCCATGCAGGCGCGTGTGCCGCAACAGTCGATGACTCAAGAGGTTGAAGCCGAGCCGCACAAGCCGCTGCTGGTGTTGGTGGTCGACGACTCGGTGACCGTGCGCAAAGTCACCAGCCGCTTGCTCGAACGCCACGGCATGAACGTGCTGACCGCCAAGGACGGGGTCGACGCCATGCTGCTGCTCGAAGATCACCTGCCCGACGTGATGTTGCTGGACATCGAAATGCCACGCATGGACGGCTTCGAAGTGGCGACCCAGGTCCGTGCCGACGAACGATTGCAGCACCTGCCGATCATCATGATCACCTCGCGCACCGGCCAGAAACACCGCGACCGCGCCATGGCCATCGGCGTCAACGACTACCTCGGCAAGCCATACCAGGAATCGGTGCTGCTCGAAAGCATCGCCCTGTGGAGCAAAACCCATGCTTGA
- the mdcA gene encoding malonate decarboxylase subunit alpha — protein sequence MTTTISPDSRWTRRRSEKQRRLALVKDLADGVVLPTDKIVAALEALILPGDRVVLEGNNQKQADFLSRSLVKADPAKLHDLHMIMPSVGRAEHLDLFERGIARKLDFSFAGTQSLRISQLLEDGLLEIGAIHTYIELYARLVVDLIPNVVLSAGFMADRAGNIYTGASTEDTPALIEPAAFSDGIVIVQVNQLVDDVTDLPRVDIPASWVDFVVVADKPFYIEPLFTRDPRHIKPVHVLMAMMAIRGIYEKHNVQSLNHGIGFNTAAIELILPTYGESLGLKGKICRNWTLNPHPTLIPAIESGWVESVHCFGTELGMENYIAARPDVFFTGRDGSLRSNRMFCQLAGQYAVDLFIGATLQVDGDGHSSTVTRGRLAGFGGAPNMGHDPRGRRHSTPAWLDMRHDDAPEALLERGKKLVVQMVETFQEGGKPTFVETLDAVEVARKSGMPLAPIMIYGDDVTHLLTEEGIAYLYKARSLEERQAMIAAVAGVTVIGMRHNPKDTARMRREGLIALPEDLGIRRTDATRELLAAKSVADLVEWSGGLYNPPAKFRSW from the coding sequence ATGACAACAACAATATCCCCCGACTCGCGATGGACGCGGCGGCGCAGCGAGAAGCAGCGGCGTCTGGCGTTGGTCAAGGATCTGGCTGACGGTGTGGTGTTGCCCACCGACAAGATCGTTGCGGCGCTGGAGGCGTTGATCCTGCCCGGCGACCGTGTGGTGTTGGAGGGCAATAACCAGAAGCAGGCGGATTTCCTGTCCCGCTCGCTGGTCAAGGCTGACCCCGCCAAGCTGCATGACCTGCACATGATCATGCCCAGCGTCGGCCGCGCTGAGCACCTGGACCTGTTCGAACGCGGCATTGCCCGCAAGCTCGATTTTTCCTTCGCCGGTACCCAGAGCCTGCGCATCAGCCAGTTGCTGGAAGACGGCTTGCTGGAAATCGGCGCGATCCACACCTACATCGAACTCTACGCGCGGCTGGTGGTGGACCTGATTCCCAACGTCGTGCTCTCGGCCGGTTTCATGGCCGACCGCGCCGGCAACATCTACACCGGCGCGAGCACTGAAGACACTCCGGCATTGATCGAACCAGCCGCCTTCAGCGACGGCATCGTCATTGTCCAGGTCAATCAATTGGTGGACGACGTCACTGACCTGCCTCGCGTCGACATCCCGGCCTCCTGGGTCGATTTCGTCGTGGTGGCCGATAAGCCGTTCTACATCGAACCGCTGTTCACCCGCGACCCACGCCACATCAAGCCTGTGCACGTGTTGATGGCGATGATGGCGATCCGCGGGATCTACGAAAAACACAACGTCCAGTCCCTGAACCACGGCATCGGTTTCAACACCGCCGCCATCGAATTGATCCTGCCCACCTACGGTGAATCCCTCGGCCTCAAAGGCAAGATCTGCCGCAACTGGACCCTCAACCCGCACCCAACCCTGATCCCGGCCATCGAAAGCGGCTGGGTCGAAAGCGTGCATTGCTTTGGCACCGAACTGGGGATGGAAAACTACATTGCCGCCCGGCCCGACGTGTTCTTCACCGGGCGTGACGGTTCGCTGCGTTCCAACCGGATGTTCTGCCAATTGGCCGGGCAGTACGCGGTGGACTTGTTTATCGGCGCGACCCTGCAAGTCGATGGCGACGGTCATTCCTCCACGGTGACTCGCGGACGGCTGGCCGGTTTCGGTGGTGCGCCGAACATGGGCCACGACCCGCGCGGTCGCCGCCACAGCACGCCTGCCTGGCTCGACATGCGCCACGACGATGCACCGGAAGCCTTGCTGGAGCGCGGCAAGAAACTCGTGGTGCAAATGGTCGAGACCTTCCAGGAGGGCGGCAAACCGACCTTCGTCGAAACCCTCGACGCGGTGGAAGTGGCGCGCAAAAGCGGCATGCCGCTGGCGCCGATCATGATTTACGGCGACGACGTCACGCACCTGCTGACCGAAGAAGGCATCGCCTATTTGTACAAGGCCCGTTCGCTGGAAGAACGCCAAGCGATGATCGCCGCCGTCGCCGGGGTGACCGTCATCGGCATGCGCCACAACCCGAAAGACACCGCCCGTATGCGCCGTGAAGGCTTGATCGCCTTGCCCGAAGACCTCGGCATCCGCCGCACCGACGCCACCCGCGAACTGCTCGCGGCGAAAAGCGTGGCCGATCTGGTCGAGTGGTCTGGTGGCCTCTACAACCCTCCCGCCAAGTTCAGGAGCTGGTAA
- a CDS encoding methyl-accepting chemotaxis protein yields MTKAKTGKPEGSRSRSQIIVLFIALIVFIMLLFANFAYLNTQATYDKQYIGHAGELRVLSQRIAKNATEAAAGKAAAFKLLGDARNDFAQRWGYLKKGDPSTGLPPAPSTVRPEMRAVQLDWERLLKNTDAILSSEQTVLSLHQVAATLAETVPQLQVEYEKVVEILLQRGAPAAQVVMAQRQSLLAERILGAVNTVLSGDENSQQAADAFGRDAARFGQVLNGMLQGNPALKISQVEDKDARARLSEIAELFEFVSGSVDEILETSPELFKVRESATNIFTLSQTLLDEASHLATGFENLAGGRNTDTIGGYVLGLLALMSIILIGLVMVRETNRQLQETAEKNERNQNAIMRLLDEIEDLADGDLTVTASVTEDFTGTIADSINYSVDQLRDLVATINLTAGQVAAAVQETQATAMHLAQASEHQAQQISEASTAINEMAQSIDQVSANAAESSAVAERSVEIANKGNEVVHNTIHGMDNIREQIQDTAKRIKRLGESSQEIGDIVSLIDDIADQTNILALNAAIQASMAGDAGRGFAVVADEVQRLAERSSAATRQIETLVRAIQTDTNEAVISMEQTTTEVVRGARLAQDAGVALEEIEGVSKTLAALIQSISNAAQQQTSSAGQISLTMNVIQQITTQTSSGSTATAESIGNLAKMASQLRRSVSGFTLPTAPAEVTDKA; encoded by the coding sequence ATGACAAAAGCAAAAACAGGCAAGCCAGAAGGATCGCGCAGCCGTTCACAGATTATCGTGCTGTTTATCGCGCTGATCGTCTTCATCATGCTGCTGTTCGCCAACTTCGCTTACCTCAACACTCAGGCAACCTACGACAAACAGTACATCGGTCACGCCGGTGAGCTGCGCGTGCTGTCCCAGCGCATCGCCAAGAACGCCACCGAAGCCGCCGCCGGCAAGGCTGCCGCGTTCAAGTTGCTCGGCGATGCGCGCAACGACTTTGCCCAGCGCTGGGGTTACCTGAAAAAGGGTGATCCGAGCACCGGCCTGCCGCCAGCCCCGTCCACCGTGCGCCCGGAAATGCGCGCCGTGCAGCTGGACTGGGAGCGCCTGCTGAAAAACACCGATGCCATTCTCTCCAGTGAACAGACCGTGCTGTCCCTGCATCAAGTCGCCGCGACCCTGGCCGAAACCGTGCCGCAGTTGCAGGTCGAGTACGAGAAGGTCGTCGAGATCCTCCTCCAACGCGGCGCCCCGGCGGCTCAGGTGGTGATGGCTCAGCGTCAGTCGTTGTTGGCTGAACGGATTCTAGGTGCGGTGAACACGGTGTTGTCCGGCGACGAAAACTCGCAACAGGCCGCCGACGCCTTCGGTCGCGATGCGGCGCGGTTCGGCCAGGTGCTCAACGGCATGCTCCAGGGCAATCCGGCACTGAAAATCAGCCAGGTTGAAGACAAGGATGCACGCGCCCGACTGAGCGAAATCGCCGAACTGTTCGAATTCGTCTCGGGCTCGGTGGATGAAATCCTCGAAACCTCGCCGGAGCTGTTCAAGGTCCGGGAATCGGCGACCAACATTTTCACCCTGTCGCAAACCCTGCTCGACGAAGCCTCGCACCTGGCCACCGGTTTCGAAAACCTGGCGGGCGGGCGCAACACCGACACCATCGGCGGCTACGTACTGGGTCTGTTGGCGCTGATGTCGATCATCCTTATCGGTCTGGTGATGGTCCGCGAAACCAATCGTCAGCTTCAGGAAACCGCCGAGAAGAACGAGCGCAACCAGAACGCGATCATGCGCCTGCTCGATGAAATTGAAGACCTCGCCGACGGTGACCTGACCGTGACCGCCTCGGTGACCGAAGACTTCACCGGGACCATCGCCGACTCGATCAACTATTCCGTCGACCAATTGCGCGACTTGGTGGCAACCATCAACCTCACCGCCGGCCAGGTCGCCGCTGCTGTGCAGGAAACCCAGGCCACTGCCATGCACCTGGCCCAGGCCTCGGAGCATCAGGCGCAGCAGATTTCGGAAGCCTCCACGGCGATCAACGAGATGGCGCAATCCATCGACCAGGTCTCGGCCAACGCCGCCGAGTCTTCGGCGGTGGCCGAGCGCTCGGTGGAAATCGCCAACAAGGGCAACGAGGTGGTGCACAACACCATCCATGGCATGGACAACATCCGCGAGCAAATCCAGGACACCGCCAAACGGATCAAGCGTCTGGGCGAGTCTTCCCAGGAAATCGGCGACATCGTCAGCCTGATCGACGACATTGCCGACCAGACGAATATCCTCGCCCTCAACGCGGCGATCCAGGCCTCGATGGCCGGTGATGCCGGGCGCGGGTTTGCCGTGGTGGCGGACGAAGTGCAGCGCCTGGCCGAGCGCTCGTCCGCCGCGACCCGACAAATTGAAACACTGGTGCGGGCGATCCAGACCGATACTAATGAAGCGGTGATCTCGATGGAGCAGACCACCACCGAAGTGGTGCGCGGCGCGCGGCTGGCGCAGGATGCCGGTGTGGCCCTGGAAGAAATCGAAGGCGTTTCGAAGACCCTGGCGGCGCTGATCCAGAGCATTTCCAACGCTGCGCAGCAACAGACGTCGTCAGCCGGCCAGATTTCCCTGACGATGAACGTGATCCAGCAGATCACCACGCAGACCTCGTCCGGCTCCACGGCGACGGCCGAAAGCATCGGCAACCTGGCGAAAATGGCCAGTCAGCTGCGGCGTTCTGTATCGGGTTTCACCTTGCCGACCGCGCCGGCCGAGGTCACGGACAAAGCCTGA